In a genomic window of Nocardiopsis mwathae:
- the treZ gene encoding malto-oligosyltrehalose trehalohydrolase gives MGEAWERFSVWAPGCERVRVRACGADHPMAPAGEGWWQADVPGAAPGTDYAFLLDDDPTPLPDPRSQRQPHGVHGPSRRHDHAEFPWNDAAWTGRALPGSVLYELHIGTFTPEGTFDAAIGRLDHLADLGVDLVEVMPVNAFDGTHGWGYDGVLWGAVHEPYGGPDGFKRFVDACHARGLGVLLDVVVNHLGPSGAYLPRFGPYFDGRTPWGPSLNLDGAGSDEVRRYVLDTVTGLLRHYHLDGLRLDAVHALRDRRAVHLLAELSAEVDALAAGLRRPLALIAESDLNDPRTVTSREAGGHGMTAQWSDDLHHALHTALTGEDHGYYADFAVPDAPARTLRRVFFHDGTYSAFRGRTHGAPVGVAAGCVPGHRFLAYLQTHDQVGNRACGDRLAASVPPGPLTCGAAIVLCSPYTPMLFMGEEWAASSPWCFFASFPDAELADGVREGRRREFAAHGWGAAEVPDPMDPATRDRSVLRWAERAAAPHREVLEVYRALIALRRGHPELADPRLDRFGVDASEDGRLLVLRRGRLRLACNLRPVAAEVALDAPVRDVLLSAVNGALARGGAPPGLLGESGAVLHLPGASFTVVATPGPR, from the coding sequence GTGGGTGAGGCGTGGGAGCGGTTCTCGGTGTGGGCGCCGGGGTGCGAGCGCGTGCGGGTCCGTGCCTGCGGCGCCGACCACCCGATGGCGCCCGCCGGGGAGGGGTGGTGGCAGGCCGACGTGCCGGGTGCCGCGCCGGGCACCGACTACGCCTTCCTCCTCGACGACGATCCCACCCCGTTGCCCGACCCCCGCTCCCAGCGGCAGCCGCACGGCGTCCACGGGCCCTCCCGCCGCCACGACCACGCCGAGTTCCCCTGGAACGACGCCGCCTGGACCGGCAGAGCGCTGCCCGGCTCCGTCCTCTACGAGCTGCACATCGGCACCTTCACCCCCGAAGGCACCTTCGACGCCGCGATCGGCCGCCTCGACCACCTTGCCGACCTCGGCGTCGACCTGGTCGAGGTGATGCCGGTCAACGCCTTCGACGGTACCCACGGCTGGGGGTACGACGGGGTCCTGTGGGGCGCCGTACACGAGCCCTATGGCGGGCCGGACGGCTTCAAGCGCTTCGTCGACGCCTGCCACGCCCGCGGCCTGGGCGTCCTGCTCGACGTGGTCGTCAACCACCTCGGCCCCTCGGGCGCCTACCTGCCCCGCTTCGGCCCGTACTTCGACGGCCGGACCCCGTGGGGGCCGTCGCTCAACCTCGACGGTGCCGGCTCCGACGAGGTTCGGCGCTACGTACTGGACACCGTCACCGGGCTCCTGCGCCACTACCACCTCGACGGCCTGCGCCTGGACGCCGTGCACGCCCTACGCGACCGCCGCGCCGTCCACCTGCTCGCCGAGCTGTCCGCCGAGGTCGACGCCCTGGCCGCCGGGCTGCGCCGCCCCCTCGCGCTGATCGCCGAGTCCGACCTCAACGACCCGCGCACCGTCACCTCCCGCGAGGCCGGCGGGCACGGCATGACCGCGCAGTGGTCCGACGACCTGCACCACGCCCTGCACACCGCCCTCACGGGGGAGGACCACGGCTACTACGCCGACTTCGCCGTGCCCGACGCCCCCGCCCGCACCCTGCGCCGCGTGTTCTTCCACGACGGCACCTACTCCGCGTTCCGCGGGCGCACCCACGGTGCCCCGGTGGGCGTGGCGGCCGGGTGCGTTCCGGGCCACCGCTTCCTCGCCTACCTGCAGACCCACGACCAGGTCGGCAACCGGGCGTGCGGCGACCGCCTGGCCGCGTCCGTGCCGCCGGGCCCGCTGACGTGCGGGGCCGCCATCGTGCTGTGCTCGCCCTACACGCCGATGCTGTTCATGGGGGAGGAGTGGGCCGCGTCCAGCCCGTGGTGCTTCTTCGCCTCGTTCCCCGACGCGGAACTGGCCGACGGGGTGCGGGAGGGGCGCCGCCGTGAGTTCGCCGCCCACGGGTGGGGTGCCGCGGAGGTGCCCGACCCCATGGACCCGGCCACCCGCGACCGGTCGGTGCTGCGGTGGGCCGAGCGCGCCGCAGCACCGCACCGCGAGGTCCTGGAGGTGTACAGGGCGCTGATCGCGCTCCGCCGCGGCCATCCCGAGCTGGCCGACCCGCGGCTGGACCGGTTCGGTGTGGACGCCTCCGAGGACGGCCGCCTGCTGGTGCTGCGCCGAGGTCGGCTGCGGCTGGCCTGCAACCTGCGCCCGGTCGCGGCCGAGGTGGCCCTGGACGCCCCGGTCCGCGACGTCCTGCTCTCGGCGGTGAACGGGGCGCTCGCACGCGGAGGTGCGCCGCCCGGCCTCCTGGGTGAGTCCGGCGCGGTGCTGCACCTGCCCGGCGCCTCCTTCACGGTCGTCGCGACCCCCGGCCCCCGTTGA
- a CDS encoding putative RNA methyltransferase: MPPPVLDALACPHCGEGLAPAGNALACARGHGFDVAREGYVGLLTGRPPTGTGDSKEMVRARQEFQEAGHYAPLARRLADLAADHLPGAAGGGEAAPGPVVDVGAGTGYYLREVLQRCTGATGLALDVSKYALRRAAKAHPRAGAAACDAWRGLPLRTGAAGLLLNVFAPRGGAEFHRVLRADGALIVVTPTGRHLRELIEALGLVTVDARKEERLASTLGGHFSPAHREELDHPLRLPHTAVATAVGMGPSARHLGPGELERRIADLPDPAPVTASFLISVHRPA; the protein is encoded by the coding sequence ATGCCCCCGCCCGTTCTCGACGCACTCGCCTGCCCGCACTGCGGGGAGGGGCTCGCCCCCGCCGGGAACGCGCTCGCGTGCGCCCGCGGCCACGGCTTCGACGTCGCCCGCGAGGGGTACGTCGGCCTGCTGACCGGTCGGCCGCCCACCGGGACCGGTGACTCCAAGGAGATGGTCCGCGCCCGGCAGGAGTTCCAGGAGGCCGGCCACTATGCCCCGCTCGCCCGGCGGCTCGCCGACCTGGCCGCCGACCACCTCCCCGGCGCCGCGGGCGGCGGGGAGGCCGCGCCCGGGCCCGTCGTCGACGTCGGCGCCGGGACCGGCTACTACCTGCGCGAGGTCCTTCAGCGGTGCACCGGTGCCACCGGTCTGGCCCTGGACGTGTCGAAGTACGCGCTGCGCCGCGCCGCCAAGGCCCACCCGCGCGCCGGGGCCGCCGCCTGCGACGCCTGGCGGGGCCTGCCGCTGCGCACCGGCGCCGCCGGGCTGCTCCTCAACGTGTTCGCGCCCCGCGGCGGCGCGGAGTTCCACCGCGTCCTGCGCGCCGACGGCGCGCTCATCGTCGTCACCCCCACCGGTCGCCATCTGCGCGAACTCATCGAGGCGCTGGGGCTGGTCACCGTGGACGCGCGCAAGGAGGAGCGGTTGGCCTCGACGCTCGGCGGCCACTTCTCGCCCGCGCACCGCGAAGAGCTCGACCACCCCCTGCGGCTGCCGCACACCGCCGTCGCCACCGCCGTGGGCATGGGCCCCAGCGCGCGCCACCTCGGACCCGGTGAGCTGGAACGGCGCATCGCCGACCTGCCCGACCCCGCCCCCGTCACCGCGTCTTTCCTCATCTCGGTCCACCGGCCCGCCTGA
- the treY gene encoding malto-oligosyltrehalose synthase gives MGTLASTYRLQLGPGRTFADAADLADYLHRLGVGAVYVSPILAAAPGSPHGYDVVDPARVSAELGGEEGRAALVDRLRRLGLGLVVDIVPNHMSVAVPAANPWWWDVLRLGPGSPYARCFDIDWASGPLPLPVLPDDGDDGAAALGGLTVVDDCLSCADQRFPLAPGTFAPGDDPGEVHLRQHYRLVSWRRAATDLRYRRFFDISGLAAVRVEDPDVFTATHARILGWAERGEVDGLRVDHVDGLSDPGGYLRRLRDAFGGWIVVEKILAPGETPPASWPVGGTTGYDALREVGGLFIDPAAERPLTELADALGVPADTGAVEARCRYEAAATLLQPEVRRIAALLGDTAEAARGAGDDHAATVASAEEAVAELLARFPCYRSYLPEREADWALAVDRARRARPDLVGELDRIDARVRADPRGELARRIQQTSGAVVAKGTEDTACYRATRFIALNEVGGAPDRFGTGPAEFHTAAARREASWPSAMTTLSTHDTKRSEDVRARLAALTEIPEDFAAAVRDWTARCGLGEPSLNLLAWQTLVGAWPISAARLRCYLLKAAREAKLRTSWLHPDPAFEAEVGSWPERVLSDAPLAADVAALVGRIRAAGWSNALGQKLVQLTAPGVPDVYQGTELWDLSLVDPDNRRPVDFATRTMILERLESGWLPPVDAAGAVKLHVVRQALLLRRGHPMRGYRPLGPTGPAADHAVAFARGPGLDAVTIATRLPLRLAAAGGWRTTSVPLPGGPGLWRDLLTGRDLAPERTDGFTAARLADVLDPYPVALLVRRTDDAEADRR, from the coding sequence ATGGGAACACTCGCCTCCACCTACCGGTTGCAGCTCGGCCCCGGGCGGACGTTCGCCGACGCCGCGGACCTCGCCGACTACCTGCACCGCCTCGGCGTGGGGGCGGTGTACGTGTCGCCGATCCTCGCCGCGGCCCCCGGCTCCCCGCACGGGTACGACGTCGTGGACCCCGCGCGGGTCTCGGCGGAACTGGGCGGTGAGGAGGGCCGGGCGGCACTGGTGGACCGGCTGCGGCGGCTCGGCCTGGGCCTCGTCGTCGACATCGTGCCCAACCACATGTCGGTCGCGGTGCCCGCCGCCAACCCGTGGTGGTGGGACGTGCTGCGCCTGGGCCCCGGCTCCCCCTACGCCCGCTGCTTCGACATCGACTGGGCGAGCGGCCCGCTCCCGCTGCCCGTCCTGCCCGACGACGGGGACGACGGCGCCGCCGCCCTGGGCGGGCTGACCGTCGTCGACGACTGCCTGAGCTGCGCCGACCAGCGCTTCCCCCTGGCCCCGGGCACGTTCGCCCCGGGCGACGACCCCGGTGAGGTGCACCTGCGCCAGCACTACCGGCTGGTGTCCTGGCGCCGCGCCGCGACCGACCTGCGCTACCGGCGGTTCTTCGATATCAGCGGATTGGCCGCCGTCCGCGTGGAGGACCCCGACGTCTTCACCGCCACCCACGCCCGCATCCTGGGCTGGGCCGAGCGCGGCGAGGTGGACGGCCTGCGCGTCGACCACGTCGACGGACTCAGCGATCCCGGCGGCTACCTGCGGCGGCTGCGCGACGCTTTCGGCGGGTGGATCGTCGTGGAGAAGATCCTCGCTCCGGGGGAGACCCCGCCGGCCTCCTGGCCGGTGGGCGGGACCACCGGGTACGACGCGCTGCGCGAGGTGGGCGGGCTGTTCATCGACCCGGCGGCGGAACGCCCCCTCACCGAGCTGGCCGACGCCCTGGGCGTCCCCGCCGACACCGGAGCGGTGGAGGCGCGATGCCGGTACGAGGCCGCCGCCACGCTGCTGCAGCCCGAAGTGCGCCGCATCGCCGCCCTGCTCGGCGACACGGCGGAGGCCGCGCGGGGGGCGGGCGACGACCACGCCGCCACCGTCGCGTCGGCCGAGGAGGCCGTCGCCGAGCTGCTGGCACGCTTCCCCTGCTACCGCTCCTACCTCCCCGAGAGGGAGGCCGACTGGGCCCTGGCGGTGGACCGCGCCCGACGCGCCCGCCCCGACCTCGTCGGCGAACTGGACCGCATCGACGCCCGCGTGCGCGCCGACCCCCGCGGGGAGCTCGCCCGTCGGATCCAGCAGACCAGCGGCGCGGTCGTCGCCAAGGGCACCGAGGACACCGCCTGCTACCGGGCCACCCGCTTCATCGCGCTCAACGAGGTCGGCGGAGCCCCGGACCGCTTCGGGACCGGCCCCGCGGAGTTCCACACCGCCGCCGCCCGCCGCGAGGCGTCCTGGCCGTCGGCCATGACCACGCTGTCGACCCACGACACCAAGCGCTCCGAGGACGTCCGCGCGCGCCTGGCGGCGCTCACCGAGATCCCCGAGGACTTCGCGGCGGCCGTCCGCGACTGGACCGCCCGGTGCGGGCTCGGCGAGCCCTCGCTCAACCTGCTGGCGTGGCAGACCCTGGTGGGAGCCTGGCCGATCAGCGCGGCCCGGCTGCGCTGCTACCTGCTCAAGGCGGCGCGCGAGGCCAAGCTGCGCACCTCGTGGCTGCACCCCGACCCCGCCTTCGAGGCGGAGGTGGGCTCCTGGCCCGAGCGGGTCCTGTCGGACGCGCCGCTGGCAGCCGATGTGGCGGCGCTGGTCGGGCGCATCCGCGCGGCAGGGTGGAGCAACGCGCTCGGGCAGAAGCTCGTCCAGCTCACCGCGCCGGGCGTGCCCGACGTCTACCAGGGCACCGAGCTGTGGGACCTGTCCCTGGTCGACCCCGACAACCGCCGGCCGGTCGACTTCGCCACCCGCACGATGATCCTGGAGCGCCTGGAGTCCGGCTGGCTGCCGCCCGTGGACGCGGCGGGCGCCGTCAAGCTCCACGTCGTGCGGCAGGCGCTGCTGCTCCGCCGCGGCCACCCGATGCGCGGCTACCGCCCCCTCGGCCCGACCGGGCCGGCCGCCGACCACGCCGTGGCCTTCGCCCGCGGCCCCGGCCTCGACGCCGTCACCATCGCCACCCGCCTCCCGCTGCGCCTCGCCGCGGCGGGAGGCTGGCGCACGACCTCGGTCCCCCTACCGGGCGGCCCCGGACTGTGGCGCGACCTGCTCACCGGACGCGACCTGGCCCCCGAGCGCACCGACGGCTTCACCGCCGCCCGCCTCGCCGATGTACTCGACCCCTACCCGGTCGCCCTGCTCGTCCGGCGGACGGACGACGCGGAGGCCGACCGCCGATGA
- the aroQ gene encoding type II 3-dehydroquinate dehydratase, protein MPDSTPLPTVLLLNGPNLNLLGERDPEQYGSTSLADIEAGVTALGKELGATVVCAQSNHEGDLVEHIHAARDLDGIVFNPGAFAHYSIALRDAVDAVDTPCVEVHISNVYAREPFRHRSVTAPVMQGYIAGCGVAGYELGLRAVLRRIEEARPTGS, encoded by the coding sequence GTGCCGGACTCCACGCCGCTGCCGACCGTGCTGCTGCTGAACGGGCCGAACCTCAACCTGCTGGGCGAACGCGACCCGGAGCAGTACGGGAGCACATCGCTGGCCGACATCGAAGCGGGGGTGACCGCGCTGGGCAAGGAGCTCGGCGCCACGGTGGTCTGCGCGCAGAGCAACCACGAGGGCGACCTGGTCGAGCACATCCACGCCGCCCGCGACCTCGACGGCATCGTGTTCAACCCGGGGGCCTTCGCCCACTACAGCATCGCCCTGCGCGATGCCGTCGACGCCGTGGACACTCCGTGCGTGGAGGTGCACATCTCCAACGTGTACGCACGGGAGCCGTTCCGGCACCGGTCGGTGACGGCACCGGTGATGCAGGGGTACATCGCCGGATGCGGGGTGGCCGGCTACGAGCTGGGGCTGCGCGCCGTCCTGCGGCGGATCGAAGAGGCCCGGCCGACCGGCTCCTGA
- the pstS gene encoding phosphate ABC transporter substrate-binding protein PstS translates to MLRSTSRKLSATALAGALAVTAGCGSDEAVRGGEPFPMPADLACFDGNISGAGSSAQENAMRTWVAAYQTNCEDAQVFYDAIGSGGGRSQFIDGAVHFAGSDAAISPEEVEEAAPRCEGSDAINIPAYVVPVAVVFNLEGVDSLNLTPQVIARIFDGKITRWDDPAIAGSNPGADLPDTRITPVSRSDESGTTENFTEYLHAAAGDDWPYEPGGRWPVPPVEAAQGNSGIADTVKGGEGTIGYVEASHVGRMHAAAVGVGDAFVELSPESAARVIAGSAQRAGGNPLDRAIDIDFATTDAEAYPIVLVTYEIVCLEYERAEDAERVRDFLSYVISPEGQEAASKETGSAPLPEDIRSDLQESIDAISGS, encoded by the coding sequence GTGCTCCGGTCCACCTCGCGCAAGCTGTCCGCCACCGCGCTCGCCGGCGCCCTGGCGGTGACGGCAGGGTGCGGCAGCGACGAGGCGGTGCGCGGCGGTGAGCCGTTCCCCATGCCCGCCGACCTGGCCTGCTTCGACGGCAACATCTCCGGGGCGGGTTCCAGCGCCCAGGAGAACGCGATGCGGACCTGGGTCGCCGCTTACCAGACCAACTGCGAGGACGCGCAGGTCTTCTACGACGCCATCGGGTCGGGTGGCGGCCGCAGCCAGTTCATCGACGGGGCGGTCCACTTCGCCGGGTCCGACGCCGCGATCTCGCCCGAGGAGGTCGAGGAGGCGGCGCCGCGATGCGAGGGCTCCGATGCGATCAACATCCCGGCCTACGTGGTGCCGGTGGCGGTGGTGTTCAACCTGGAGGGCGTCGACTCGCTGAACCTGACGCCGCAGGTGATCGCCCGGATCTTCGACGGGAAGATCACCCGGTGGGACGACCCGGCGATCGCCGGGTCCAACCCCGGCGCGGACCTGCCCGACACCCGCATCACTCCGGTGTCGCGGTCCGACGAGTCAGGCACGACGGAGAACTTCACCGAGTACCTGCACGCCGCGGCCGGGGACGACTGGCCCTACGAGCCCGGTGGGCGCTGGCCGGTGCCCCCCGTGGAGGCGGCGCAGGGCAACAGCGGCATCGCCGACACGGTCAAGGGCGGCGAGGGGACGATCGGTTACGTCGAGGCCTCGCATGTCGGCCGCATGCACGCGGCCGCGGTCGGTGTCGGCGACGCGTTCGTGGAGCTGTCCCCGGAGTCGGCCGCGCGCGTGATCGCGGGGTCCGCGCAGCGTGCGGGCGGTAACCCGCTCGACCGCGCGATCGATATCGATTTCGCGACGACCGATGCCGAGGCGTACCCGATCGTGCTGGTCACCTACGAGATCGTCTGCCTGGAGTACGAGCGGGCCGAGGACGCCGAGCGGGTCCGCGACTTCCTGAGCTACGTCATCAGCCCGGAGGGCCAAGAGGCGGCGTCCAAGGAGACCGGATCGGCCCCGCTGCCCGAGGACATCCGTTCCGACCTGCAGGAATCGATCGACGCGATCAGCGGGTCCTGA
- a CDS encoding glycosyltransferase, protein MSSFEYIESRADGVTHRGRAEQVPTRIFRNDWGALAPPRLGAWEPRLSVSVVIPARGPSPRLAVTLAALAGQTYPARLLEVVVVDDRTWPPLALPPLRPARCRIERAPATGSGAGHARAYGAHVTSGAVICWLDPDMVVGPRFVEALVRWQHAHAECVSLGRVLHCPRGPEDPTALAGLARSGGLSSALAGSRDHAGVNRLLEHSDDLRGADRLGFQAYVGAAASLRRSLYEAAGGVDPALDLGQDTEFAYRLWQAGGLFLPEHAAPAWHIGQATPARTRIPSSRFRTDVLAPLMPHPRPHRDRVRRHAPPTAGRPVPLVRAVVDVAGARYETVSACVDRLLNGSEEDVGVTLVADWDGGVHGGAPEHPRLDLRLVQARYLADPRVSFSAVAPRTGFPAPYLLQVPVAWGLGRDTLARLVARAERSRAGLVELFPESAPTRGAGIRLWRTRALTRALRVRTPGEPMADVVAEVHGRYRMHADEASLEDLIAPRSAHDGVGTPPPAGGRSDAGDHRAEESEGASAGECPGAAPDRSAAPTARRGRVLRRLLGALGPGRIPRRPRA, encoded by the coding sequence GTGTCGTCATTCGAATACATAGAGTCGCGAGCTGACGGTGTCACCCACCGCGGGCGCGCCGAGCAGGTCCCCACGCGGATCTTCCGGAACGACTGGGGGGCACTGGCTCCGCCCCGGCTGGGGGCGTGGGAGCCGCGGCTGAGCGTCAGCGTGGTCATCCCCGCGCGCGGCCCGTCCCCGCGACTGGCGGTGACGCTCGCCGCGCTGGCCGGGCAGACCTACCCCGCCCGCCTCCTGGAGGTCGTGGTGGTCGACGACCGCACCTGGCCGCCACTCGCACTGCCCCCGCTGCGGCCGGCGCGGTGCCGGATCGAACGCGCGCCCGCCACCGGGAGCGGTGCCGGGCACGCCCGAGCCTACGGGGCGCACGTCACGTCCGGCGCGGTCATCTGCTGGCTGGACCCCGACATGGTCGTCGGTCCGCGCTTCGTCGAGGCCCTGGTGCGCTGGCAGCACGCGCACGCCGAGTGCGTGTCCCTGGGCCGGGTGCTGCACTGCCCCCGCGGCCCGGAGGACCCCACCGCGCTGGCCGGGCTCGCCCGCTCGGGCGGGCTGTCCTCCGCGCTGGCCGGTTCGCGGGACCACGCCGGGGTGAACCGGCTGCTGGAGCACAGCGATGACCTGCGCGGCGCCGACCGCCTCGGCTTCCAGGCCTATGTGGGCGCCGCCGCGTCGCTGCGGCGCTCGCTGTACGAGGCGGCCGGCGGGGTCGACCCGGCGCTCGACCTCGGCCAGGACACCGAGTTCGCCTACCGCCTGTGGCAGGCGGGAGGGCTGTTCCTGCCCGAGCACGCCGCACCCGCCTGGCACATCGGCCAGGCCACGCCCGCCCGCACCCGGATACCTTCCTCCCGCTTCCGGACCGACGTGCTGGCCCCGCTCATGCCCCACCCCCGCCCGCACCGGGACCGCGTGCGGCGCCACGCGCCGCCGACCGCGGGCCGGCCCGTCCCCCTGGTCCGCGCCGTGGTCGACGTGGCCGGTGCCCGCTACGAGACCGTCAGCGCGTGTGTGGACCGGCTGCTGAACGGCAGCGAGGAGGACGTCGGGGTCACCCTCGTCGCCGACTGGGACGGCGGCGTCCACGGCGGCGCGCCCGAGCACCCGCGCCTGGACCTGCGCCTGGTCCAGGCCCGCTACCTGGCCGATCCCCGCGTCTCCTTCTCCGCCGTCGCACCCCGTACCGGCTTTCCCGCGCCCTACCTGCTGCAGGTTCCCGTCGCCTGGGGGCTGGGCCGCGACACGCTGGCGCGGCTCGTCGCCCGCGCCGAACGCTCCCGGGCCGGGCTGGTGGAGCTGTTCCCCGAGTCCGCGCCGACGCGCGGCGCCGGAATCAGGCTGTGGCGCACCCGCGCCCTCACCCGGGCGCTGCGCGTCCGCACCCCGGGCGAACCCATGGCCGACGTCGTCGCCGAGGTGCACGGCCGGTACCGGATGCACGCCGACGAGGCGTCACTGGAGGACCTGATCGCGCCCCGGTCGGCACACGACGGCGTGGGCACGCCGCCTCCGGCGGGCGGCCGGAGCGATGCGGGCGACCACCGGGCAGAGGAGTCGGAGGGCGCGTCGGCGGGCGAGTGCCCCGGGGCGGCACCCGATCGCAGTGCCGCACCGACCGCGCGACGGGGCCGTGTCCTGCGGCGGCTGCTCGGCGCCCTGGGGCCGGGGCGGATCCCGCGCCGTCCGCGCGCCTGA
- a CDS encoding Rv3235 family protein, which translates to MPPQLSRPRHPCPVVRRNGALDRRRAHQLSRFAQHTAEVLAGERPPGHLRNLFCTTAYEHLVRRAGGYASSEHRARLRGAVVRPAAVPGVVEVSAVVACGAWHRALALRVVFAQHAWLCTHIETDLERGRLPCGGPAARDGERRTG; encoded by the coding sequence ATGCCCCCTCAGCTCTCTCGGCCACGACACCCCTGTCCCGTTGTCCGTCGGAACGGCGCCCTCGACCGGCGCCGCGCACACCAGCTGTCCCGGTTCGCCCAGCACACGGCCGAGGTCCTGGCCGGAGAGCGCCCACCGGGGCACCTGCGCAACCTCTTCTGCACCACCGCCTACGAGCACCTCGTGCGCCGTGCGGGCGGCTACGCCTCCTCCGAGCACCGTGCCCGGCTCCGCGGAGCCGTCGTCCGTCCGGCGGCCGTCCCCGGTGTCGTCGAGGTGAGCGCCGTCGTCGCCTGCGGTGCCTGGCACCGGGCACTGGCGCTGCGGGTCGTCTTCGCCCAGCACGCGTGGCTGTGCACGCACATCGAGACCGACCTCGAACGCGGCCGACTGCCCTGCGGAGGTCCGGCCGCGCGCGACGGGGAGCGCCGCACCGGGTGA
- a CDS encoding glycerophosphodiester phosphodiesterase, whose amino-acid sequence MNHGYFDLPTPIGLAHRGGWLTDEAGRIRTELENTALAFQNAIDLGYRYLETDVHATRDGVLLAFHDATLDRTTDRSGAIADLPYDEVARARVGGSEPVPVLEDLLGSWPEARFNIDIKSDAAVEPLVRVLRRTSAWERVCVGSFDQLRLDRARRAFDRPVATSCGPVDVARLRFASFTPLLGWLARRGVGAVQIPLRARGFPLVSRDLIATAHRLGMQVHVWTINDPTLMARLLDLGVDGIVTDNITTLRELLIERGNWQNSGHSDK is encoded by the coding sequence ATGAATCACGGCTATTTCGACCTCCCCACCCCCATCGGGCTGGCCCACCGCGGCGGCTGGCTGACCGATGAGGCCGGTCGGATCCGCACCGAGCTGGAGAACACGGCGCTCGCCTTCCAGAACGCGATCGATCTGGGCTACCGCTACCTGGAGACCGACGTGCACGCCACCCGCGACGGCGTGCTGCTGGCGTTCCACGACGCCACCCTGGACCGCACGACGGACCGATCCGGGGCCATCGCCGATCTGCCCTACGACGAGGTCGCCCGCGCGCGGGTGGGCGGGAGCGAACCGGTGCCGGTACTGGAGGACCTGCTCGGGTCCTGGCCCGAGGCGCGGTTCAACATCGACATCAAGTCCGACGCCGCCGTCGAGCCGCTGGTCCGGGTGCTGCGCCGCACCTCGGCCTGGGAGCGGGTGTGCGTCGGCTCCTTCGACCAGCTGCGGCTGGACCGCGCCCGGCGGGCGTTCGACCGCCCGGTCGCCACCTCCTGCGGCCCGGTGGACGTCGCGCGCCTGCGGTTCGCCTCGTTCACCCCGCTGCTGGGCTGGCTGGCGCGGCGGGGCGTGGGCGCCGTGCAGATCCCACTGCGGGCGCGCGGCTTCCCGCTGGTGAGTCGGGACCTCATCGCCACGGCGCACCGGCTCGGCATGCAGGTGCACGTGTGGACGATCAACGACCCGACGCTGATGGCGCGCCTGCTGGACCTGGGAGTGGACGGCATCGTGACCGACAACATCACCACCCTGCGCGAGCTGCTGATCGAACGCGGAAACTGGCAGAATTCTGGTCATAGCGACAAATAG